In the Nicotiana tabacum cultivar K326 chromosome 16, ASM71507v2, whole genome shotgun sequence genome, one interval contains:
- the LOC107801992 gene encoding dnaJ protein homolog 2 codes for MFGRAPKKSDNSKYYEILGVPKSASQDDLKKAYRKAAIKNHPDKGGDPEKFKELAQAYEVLSDPEKREIYDQYGEDALKEGMGGGGGAHDPFDIFQSFFGGGGFGGGGSSRGRRQRKGEDVVHSLKVSLEDLYNGTSKKLSLSRNVLCSKCKGVGSKSGASMKCSGCQGSGMKVSIRQLGPMIQQMQHPCNECKGTGEKINEKDRCPQCKGEKVVQEKKVLEVHVEKGMQNGQKITFPGEADEAPETITGDIVFILQQKEHPKFKRKGDDLFAEHTLTLTEALCGFQFVLTHLDSRQLLIKSQPGEVVKPDQFKGINDEGMPMYQRPFMRGKLYIHFTVDFPDTLAPELCKNLEAVLPPRPKTQASDMELDECEETTLHDVNMEEEMRRKRQQQAQEAYEEDDDDDMHGGAQRVQCAQQ; via the exons ATGTTTGGGAGAGCACCAAAGAAGAGTGACAACTCGAAGTACTATGAGATCTTAGGAGTTCCTAAGAGTGCTTCACAAGATGATCTGAAAAAAGCTTACCGTAAAGCCGCCATTAAAAATCATCCTGATAAGGGCGGCGATCCTGAAAAA TTTAAGGAGCTTGCCCAAGCCTATGAGGTTTTGAGTGACCCAGAGAAGCGTGAGATTTATGATCAGTACGGTGAAGATGCTCTTAAGGAAGGAATGGGGGGTGGAGGTGGGGCACATGACCCATTTGACATATTCCAGTCATTCTTTGGCGGCGGTGGATTTGGCG GTGGTGGAAGCAGCAGAGGAAGAAGGCAAAGGAAAGGGGAGGATGTTGTCCACTCTCTCAAGGTTTCTTTGGAGGATCTCTACAATGGGACATCAAAGAAGCTATCACTATCTCGGAATGTGTTGTGCTCAAAGTGCAAGGG AGTAGGGTCTAAATCAGGTGCTTCAATGAAATGTTCGGGCTGTCAAGGGTCTGGAATGAAAGTTTCCATCAGACAACTTGGCCCCATGATCCAGCAGATGCAGCACCCTTGTAATGAGTGTAAGGGTACTGGTGAGAAAATCAATGAGAAAGATAGGTGCCCACAGTGTAAGGGTGAGAAAGTTGTGCAGGAGAAGAAGGTGCTGGAAGTTCATGTGGAGAAGGGTATGCAGAATGGACAAAAGATTACATTCCCAGGAGAGGCTGACGAAGCG CCCGAAACAATTACTGGGGACATAGTTTTTATATTACAGCAGAAGGAACACCCTAAGTTTAAGCGCAAGGGAGATGATCTCTTTGCAGAGCACACCTTGACCTTGACTGAGGCTCTATGTGGTTTCCAGTTCGTCTTGACTCACCTAGACAGCAGACAGCTGCTCATTAAATCCCAACCTGGAGAAGTTGTCAAGCCTG ATCAATTTAAGGGCATAAATGATGAAGGAATGCCAATGTACCAAAGGCCATTCATGAGGGGAAAACTGTACATTCACTTCACCGTGGACTTCCCCGATACATTAGCTCCAGAGCTGTGCAAGAACCTTGAAGCAGTACTGCCGCCAAGGCCTAAAACACAAGCATCCGATATGGAATTGGACGAGTGCGAGGAGACCACTTTGCATGACGTGAACATGGAAGAAGAGATGCGTAGGAAGAGACAGCAGCAGGCCCAAGAGGCATACGAGGAAGATGACGACGACGATATGCATGGTGGTGCGCAAAGAGTGCAATGTGCACAACAGTAA
- the LOC107801991 gene encoding RING-H2 finger protein ATL70-like: MNSTIMEDSSEGSDQELSEETFGKNYGYGLGFSLGILVLLAIIAYATYLCIRTRSRNNSNVPNYNQSSSHGSSMTTITVDNGLNEEILRNYPKLLYSEAKVHKGEFDVSGCSICLAYYKDSDLLRILPDCGHIFHVKCIDPWLRLHTTCPICRNSPLPTPLTTPLVEVVPSAI; the protein is encoded by the coding sequence ATGAACAGCACAATTATGGAAGATAGTAGTGAAGGTTCAGATCAAGAGTTAAGTGAAGAAACCTTTGGTAAGAATTATGGCTATGGCCTTGGATTTTCACTTGGAATCCTAGTATTACTAGCAATCATAGCATATGCTACATATTTATGCATCCGAACGCGATCGCGCAACAATTCTAACGTGCCTAATTATAATCAATCTTCCTCTCATGGCAGCTCTATGACCACAATTACAGTTGATAATGGTTTAAATGAAGAAATTTTGAGAAATTATCCAAAGTTATTGTATTCTGAGGCTAAAGTTCATAAAGGAGAGTTTGATGTCTCTGGATGTTCAATTTGTTTGGCTTATTATAAAGATAGTGATTTACTTAGGATATTGCCTGATTGTGGCCATATTTTTCATGTCAAGTGTATTGATCCTTGGCTAAGGCTTCATACAACTTGTCCAATTTGTAGAAATTCTCCACTACCAACTCCATTAACTACTCCTTTGGTTGAAGTGGTTCCATCTGCAATTTAG
- the LOC107773986 gene encoding uncharacterized protein LOC107773986 isoform X1, with amino-acid sequence MSAPVSPNPGEVLLTERNEVSALKAGLLKVKFLKGLSARQHKKACHEEEGSDGRNSVRSEDTDYGYPLDTDSFDDSDEGDSEEGKEDESVRKSFSYETLAYANHASGSLYSNTSSSEDEDLVHHSNHISDAGHGYPADTTAALQNQTAEQSSKRRILPWKKRKLSFRSPKTKGEPLLKKHYGEDGGDDIDFDRRQLCSSDESSSGWCKSEEGSANQFSEFGDDSFAVGSWEQKEIISRDGQMELQTQIFFASIDQRSERAAGESACTALVAVIADWFHSNPKDMPIKSQLDCLIREGSLQWRDLCEKETYRERFPDKHFDLETVLQAKVRPLSVASEKSFVGFFHPEGTEEEEGFDFLHSAMSFDNIWDEISKSARETPCHGESFVYIVSWNDHFFILKVEKDAYYIIDTLGERLLEGCNQAYILKFDKDTTIFQVPSETQQSEDKPYSNKKEQSDMKEAADEGKIVISTSGTVKMQEESTFVCTDMVPENKEESSIVCRGKEACKEYIKSFLAAIPIRELQVDVKKGLMASTPLHQRLQIELHYTMSFDPKFESSSEELTANSLAILPSAAEQVNVDSAEEGAAETMQSEAYWNVYKVMGCTNEVIPTHFFDVESPRVLWSSCVNSLVTTNSATLEKFLKNLECEIISSCLHIFIQHIYIHGFKINEPSIVFEAGGGILAGSCEDSNDFFEVSA; translated from the exons ATGTCTGCTCCAGTATCTCCAAACCCTGGAGAGGTTTTGTTGACAGAGAGAAATGAGGTTTCTGCTTTAAAAGCAGGTCTGCTGAAAGTTAAATTTCTCAAGGGATTATCTGCTAGGCAACACAAGAAGGCATGTCATGAAGAGGAAGGCAGTGATGGAAGGAACTCGGTCAGAAGTGAGGACACCGATTATGGCTATCCACTCGACACGGATTCATTTGATGATTCAGACGAAGGAGATTCAGAGGAAGGAAAGGAGGATGAGAGTGTACGGAAGTCATTCAGTTATGAAACACTTGCATATGCAAACCATGCTAGTGGATCATTATACTCAAACACAAGCAGCAGCGAAGACGAGGATTTAGTCCATCATAGCAATCATATTTCAGATGCAGGGCACGGATACCCTGCGGATACAACTGCAGCACTACAAAATCAAACTGCAGAGCAGAGTTCAAAACGCAGAATTCTCCCCTGGAAGAAGAGGAAGTTGAGTTTCAGATCTCCTAAAACCAAGGGAGAGCCGTTGCTGAAGAAACATTATGGAGAGGATGGCGGGGACGATATAGACTTTGATCGCCGACAGCTTTGCTCATCTGATGAGTCTTCTTCAGGG TGGTGCAAATCTGAGGAAGGTTCTGCAAATCAATTTTCCGAATTTGGAGACGACAGTTTTGCTGTGGGTAGTTGGGAGCAGAAAGAGATAATAAGCCGGGATGGACAAATGGAGCTGCAGACTCAGATCTTCTTTGCTTCGATTGATCAACGAAGTGAACGAGCTGCAGGTGAAAGTGCTTGTACAGCGTTGGTTGCTGTGATTGCTGATTGGTTCCACTCGAATCCTAAAGATATGCCGATCAAGTCCCAACTTGATTGTCTTATCCGTGAAGGTTCACTGCAGTGGAGGGATCTTTGTGAAAAAGAGACCTATAGGGAACGTTTCCCAGATAAGCATTTTGACCTCGAGACAGTCCTCCAAGCTAAAGTGCGTCCACTCTCAGTAGCCTCGGAAAAATCATTCGTTGGGTTCTTTCATCCCGAAGGAACCGAAGAAGAGGAGGGATTTGACTTCCTTCACAGTGCCATGTCTTTTGACAACATTTGGGATGAGATTTCTAAATCTGCTCGAGAAACTCCTTGTCATGGAGAGTCCTTTGTTTACATTGTGAGTTGGAATGACCACTTCTTTATCCTCAAGGTTGAAAAAGACGCGTACTATATCATTGACACACTTGGCGAGAGGCTTCTTGAGGGTTGTAATCAGGCTTATATCCTCAAATTCGACAAAGACACGACAATTTTTCAAGTACCTAGCGAGACTCAACAATCAGAGGATAAACCATATAGCAATAAAAAGGAGCAAAGTGATATGAAAGAGGCTGCCGATGAAGGCAAAATTGTCATTAGCACCAGTGGCACAGTCAAAATGCAGGAAGAATCAACCTTCGTCTGCACGGACATGGTGCCTGAAAACAAAGAAGAATCCAGCATCGTTTGCAGAGGTAAAGAGGCATGTAAAGAGTACATTAAGAGTTTTTTGGCGGCAATCCCTATTAGGGAGTTACAAGTTGATGTGAAGAAGGGTTTGATGGCGTCTACGCCCCTTCATCAGCGGCTACAAATTGAGTTGCATTACACAATGAGCTTTGACCCTAAGTTTGAGTCATCTTCAGAAGAACTGACCGCTAACAGTTTGGCCATACTACCGTCAGCAGCAGA ACAAGTCAATGTTGATAGTGCCGAAGAGGGTGCTGCTGAAACAATGCAATCAGAAGCTTATTGGAATGTTTACAAGGTGATGGGATGTACTAATGAAGTGATTCCAACTCACTTCTTTGATGTGGAGTCCCCAAGAGTTTTGTGGAGTTCTTGTGTGAACTCATTAGTGACCACTAATTCTGCAACTTTAGAGAAATTTTTGAAGAATCTGGAGTGCGAAATAATATCCTCCTGTTTGCACATCTTCATTCAGCACATTTACATTCACGGCTTTAAAATAAATGAACCAAGTATTGTTTTTGAAGCTGGAGGAGGCATCCTTGCGGGATCATGTGAAGACAGTAATGATTTCTTTGAGGTGTCTGCTTGA
- the LOC107773986 gene encoding uncharacterized protein LOC107773986 isoform X2, which produces MSAPVSPNPGEVLLTERNEVSALKAGLLKVKFLKGLSARQHKKACHEEEGSDGRNSVRSEDTDYGYPLDTDSFDDSDEGDSEEGKEDESVRKSFSYETLAYANHASGSLYSNTSSSEDEDLVHHSNHISDAGHGYPADTTAALQNQTAEQSSKRRILPWKKRKLSFRSPKTKGEPLLKKHYGEDGGDDIDFDRRQLCSSDESSSGWCKSEEGSANQFSEFGDDSFAVGSWEQKEIISRDGQMELQTQIFFASIDQRSERAAGESACTALVAVIADWFHSNPKDMPIKSQLDCLIREGSLQWRDLCEKETYRERFPDKHFDLETVLQAKVRPLSVASEKSFVGFFHPEGTEEEEGFDFLHSAMSFDNIWDEISKSARETPCHGESFVYIVSWNDHFFILKVEKDAYYIIDTLGERLLEGCNQAYILKFDKDTTIFQVPSETQQSEDKPYSNKKEQSDMKEAADEGKIVISTSGTVKMQEESTFVCTDMVPENKEESSIVCRGKEACKEYIKSFLAAIPIRELQVDVKKGLMASTPLHQRLQIELHYTMSFDPKFESSSEELTANSLAILPSAADFSFKFQW; this is translated from the exons ATGTCTGCTCCAGTATCTCCAAACCCTGGAGAGGTTTTGTTGACAGAGAGAAATGAGGTTTCTGCTTTAAAAGCAGGTCTGCTGAAAGTTAAATTTCTCAAGGGATTATCTGCTAGGCAACACAAGAAGGCATGTCATGAAGAGGAAGGCAGTGATGGAAGGAACTCGGTCAGAAGTGAGGACACCGATTATGGCTATCCACTCGACACGGATTCATTTGATGATTCAGACGAAGGAGATTCAGAGGAAGGAAAGGAGGATGAGAGTGTACGGAAGTCATTCAGTTATGAAACACTTGCATATGCAAACCATGCTAGTGGATCATTATACTCAAACACAAGCAGCAGCGAAGACGAGGATTTAGTCCATCATAGCAATCATATTTCAGATGCAGGGCACGGATACCCTGCGGATACAACTGCAGCACTACAAAATCAAACTGCAGAGCAGAGTTCAAAACGCAGAATTCTCCCCTGGAAGAAGAGGAAGTTGAGTTTCAGATCTCCTAAAACCAAGGGAGAGCCGTTGCTGAAGAAACATTATGGAGAGGATGGCGGGGACGATATAGACTTTGATCGCCGACAGCTTTGCTCATCTGATGAGTCTTCTTCAGGG TGGTGCAAATCTGAGGAAGGTTCTGCAAATCAATTTTCCGAATTTGGAGACGACAGTTTTGCTGTGGGTAGTTGGGAGCAGAAAGAGATAATAAGCCGGGATGGACAAATGGAGCTGCAGACTCAGATCTTCTTTGCTTCGATTGATCAACGAAGTGAACGAGCTGCAGGTGAAAGTGCTTGTACAGCGTTGGTTGCTGTGATTGCTGATTGGTTCCACTCGAATCCTAAAGATATGCCGATCAAGTCCCAACTTGATTGTCTTATCCGTGAAGGTTCACTGCAGTGGAGGGATCTTTGTGAAAAAGAGACCTATAGGGAACGTTTCCCAGATAAGCATTTTGACCTCGAGACAGTCCTCCAAGCTAAAGTGCGTCCACTCTCAGTAGCCTCGGAAAAATCATTCGTTGGGTTCTTTCATCCCGAAGGAACCGAAGAAGAGGAGGGATTTGACTTCCTTCACAGTGCCATGTCTTTTGACAACATTTGGGATGAGATTTCTAAATCTGCTCGAGAAACTCCTTGTCATGGAGAGTCCTTTGTTTACATTGTGAGTTGGAATGACCACTTCTTTATCCTCAAGGTTGAAAAAGACGCGTACTATATCATTGACACACTTGGCGAGAGGCTTCTTGAGGGTTGTAATCAGGCTTATATCCTCAAATTCGACAAAGACACGACAATTTTTCAAGTACCTAGCGAGACTCAACAATCAGAGGATAAACCATATAGCAATAAAAAGGAGCAAAGTGATATGAAAGAGGCTGCCGATGAAGGCAAAATTGTCATTAGCACCAGTGGCACAGTCAAAATGCAGGAAGAATCAACCTTCGTCTGCACGGACATGGTGCCTGAAAACAAAGAAGAATCCAGCATCGTTTGCAGAGGTAAAGAGGCATGTAAAGAGTACATTAAGAGTTTTTTGGCGGCAATCCCTATTAGGGAGTTACAAGTTGATGTGAAGAAGGGTTTGATGGCGTCTACGCCCCTTCATCAGCGGCTACAAATTGAGTTGCATTACACAATGAGCTTTGACCCTAAGTTTGAGTCATCTTCAGAAGAACTGACCGCTAACAGTTTGGCCATACTACCGTCAGCAGCAGA tTTCTCTTTCAAGTTTCAATGGTGA